ACGGCATGCGTGTCGCCATCGAGCTGAAACGCGGCGAAGTCGCGGAAGTGGTGCTGAACAACCTGTTTGCCCAGACGCCGCTCGAAACGGTGTTCGGCATCAACATGGTGGCGCTGATCGATGGGCAGCCGAAGCTGCTCGGCCTCAAGGAAATGCTCGAGGCATTCCTGCGGCACCGGCGTGAGATCGTCACGCGCCGCACGATTTTCGATCTCGCCAAGGCGCGCGATCGGGCCCACATTCTGGAAGGTCTGGCGGTCGCGCTCGCCAACATCGACGAGGTCATCGCGCTCATCAAGGCGTCGCCCACGCCGCCCGAAGCGAAGTCCGCGTTGATCGCGCGGGAATGGAATTCTGGCGTGGTGCCGGAATTGCTGGCACGCGCCGGCGCCATCTCCACGCGGCCGCAGGGTCTCGCGGCGGAGCTCGGCATCACGGGCGCGGGCGGTCGCGCGTACAAACTATCCGACATCCAGGCGCAGGCGATCCTCGACATGCGCCTGCATCGCCTCACCGGGCTCGAGCAGGACAAGATCGTCGCGGAGTACCAGGAATTGCTCGCCACCATCGTGGATCTGAGCGACATCCTGGCGCGGCCCGAGCGGCTGGCGCAGGTGGTGCGCGAGGAGCTGATCGCCATCCGCGAACAATACGGCGACGCGCGCCGCACCGAGATCAACCGCGATCACCTCGATCTATCTACCGAGGACCTGATCGAGCCGCAGGACGTGGTCGTCACGTTGTCGCACGCGGGTTATGCGAAGTCGCAGCCGGTCACGGAATACCAGGTGCAGCGGCGCGGTGGCCGCGGCAAAGCCGCGACCTCGGTGAAAGACGAAGACTTCGTCGAGAAGCTGTTCGTCGCCCACACGCACGATACGATCCTGTGCTTCTCCAATCGCGGCAAGGTGTACTGGAAGCGTGTGTTTGAGCTGCCGCAGGCCGGGCGCAATTCGCGCGGCAAGCCGATGGTCAATCTGCTGCCGCTCGAAGACGGCGAACGCATCAATGCCGTGCTGCCCATCAAGCAGTTCGACGACGATCATTTCGTGTTCATGGCGACCAGCCAGGGCACCGTGAAGAAAACGCCGCTGTCGGCGTTCTCGCGGCCGCGCGCCAGCGGCATCATCGCGTTGGGGCTCGATACCGACGATCGCCTGGTCGGCGTGGCGCTCACCGATGGCCGGCGCGAAGTCATCCTTTCGTCGAGCGGCGGCAAGTCGATCCGCTTCAATGAAGAAGAGGTGCGGCCGATGGGCCGCGAGGCCACGGGTGTCCGTGGCATCAAACTAGGCGACGGGCAGCAGCTGATCTCGCTCATCGTGGTGGGCGACGGGCTGGTCTTGACTGCTTCGGCCAATGGCTACGGCAAACTCACGCCGCTCGAGGATTTCCCGCAGCATGGCCGCGGCGGTCAGGGCGTCATCGCCTTGCAGACCACGGAACGTAACGGCGAAATGGTCGCGGCGCTGCAAGTCAATTCCGATCATGAGCTCATGATGATCAGTTCCACCGGCACGCTGGTGCGCACCCCGGTGGCGGAAATTTCGATTGTCGGCCGCAATACGCAAGGCGTGCGTCTCATCCGGCTGGACGAAGGCGAGAGATTGACCGGTATCGAGCGCATCGAAAGCCTGGGCGATGATGGCGCCGCGCCCGACCCGGCAACACCCATTCCCGGTGAGACGGACGGTCCTGCCGAAACGCCGACGTCCTGATATATTCCGCGCCCCGGGCAATAACGTCCGGGGCGTTACAAACAGTCGGGCAATAAGGTCCGGCCACAGGAAATGACCATGCGCGTATTCAATTTCGCGGCGGGCCCGGCCACGCTGCCCCTCGAAGTTCTCGAAACGGCCCAGGCCGAAATGACCGACTGGAAATCCAGCGGCATGTCGGTGATGGAAGTGTCCCATCGCAGCAAGGCGTTCATCGCCGTCGCCCAGGAGGCCGAAGCCGACCTGCGCGAGTTGCTCGCCATCCCCGCTAACTACAAAGTGCTGTTCCTGCAGGGCGGCGCCACCGGCATGTTCTCGGCCATTCCGATGAACCTCGCCACCGCGGATTCGACCGTGGATTACGTCAACACCGGCGCCTGGTCCAAGAAGGCCATCGGTGAGGCCAAGCGTTATTGCAAGGTCGTCAACGTGTCCGCCGACGAAGTTGCGTCCAACTATTCGACGGTTCCGGCCCAAGGAGCGCTCAAGCTCTCGCCCGGCGCCGCCTATTTTCACTACACGCCGAACGAGACGATCGGCGGCGTGGAGTTCGACTACGTGCCGGTGGTCGGCAGCGTGCCGCTGGTCGCGGATTTCTCCTCCACCATCCTGTCGCGCCCGATCGATGTGTCGAAGTTCGGCCTCATCTACGCGGGCGCGCAGAAGAACATCGGTCCGTCGGGCATCTGCGTCGTGATCGTGCGCGATGACCTCATCGGCAAGGCGCGTCCGGGCACGCCCAGCGTGTGGGATTTCAAGGCCATGGCCGATGAAGGCTCGATGCTCAACACGCCGCCGACCTTCGGCTGGTATTTCGCCGGTCTCGTGTTCAAGTGGATCAAGAAGCAGGGCGGTTTGAAGGCCATGGAAGCGCGCAACCGCGCCAAGGCCGAGAAGCTGTACGGCTTCATCGAAGGCAGCGGCTTCTACAAGAGCCCGGTCGCGCCGAACGCACGTTCCTGGATGAACGTGCCTTTCACGCTCGCGAAGCCCGATCTCGACAAGGCGTTCTGCGCCGAAGCCGCGAAAGTGGGCCTCGTGAACCTCGAAGGCCATCGCTCGGTGGGCGGCATGCGCGCGTCCATCTACAACGCGATGTCGATCGAAGGCATCGATGCGCTCACGACCTTCATGAAGGATTTCCAGGCGAAAAACGCCTAACGAAGAAGGGGTGCCGGGCAGGGGTTTCCGGGGTTGCGGCCTGTTCACGTACGAATCGTGCGTTGGGCGCTCGCAACCCCGGAAACCCCTGCCCGGCACCGCTCTCCCTACCGAGGTAGATAGAACATGCGATTCAAGATCCAGACCCTCAACAACATCAGCATCAAGGGCCTCGAGCGCCTGCCGCGCGACAAGTTCGAAGTCGCCTCGGAGATCGTCAATCCGGACGCGATCCTGCTGCGCTCGGCCGACATGCACAAACTGGCGCTGCCCGAATCCCTGCGCGCCGTGGGCCGCGCGGGTGCGGGCACCAACAACATCCCGGTCGAGGCGCTGTCGAAAAAAGGCATCCCGGTGTTCAACGCGCCTGGCGCCAACGCCAATGCGGTCAAAGAGCTCGTGCTCGCGGGCATGTTCCTGGCCGCGCGCAACATCACCCAGGCCTGGTCGTTCGCCAAATCGCAGGCGGGTGACGACCACGCCATCGACGTCGCGGTCGAGAAGGGCAAGAAGAACTTCGTCG
This sequence is a window from Pseudomonadota bacterium. Protein-coding genes within it:
- the gyrA gene encoding DNA gyrase subunit A codes for the protein MNEIAREILPVNLEDEMRQSYLDYAMSVIVGRALPDVRDGLKPVHRRILHAMRELGNDWNKAYKKSARVVGDVIGKYHPHGDNAVYDALVRMAQDFSMRYLLVDGQGNFGSVDGDAPAAMRYTEVRMSRITSELLADIEKETVDFVPNYDGSESEPSVMPARFPNLLVNGSSGIAVGMATNIPPHNLTEIVNACLAVLDDGEVTLATLMQHVPGPDFPTAGIINGATEIATAYRTGRGRLSIRARTHFEDIDKVGGRQSIIVTELPYQVNKARLLERIADLVRSKLIDGISELRDESDKDGMRVAIELKRGEVAEVVLNNLFAQTPLETVFGINMVALIDGQPKLLGLKEMLEAFLRHRREIVTRRTIFDLAKARDRAHILEGLAVALANIDEVIALIKASPTPPEAKSALIAREWNSGVVPELLARAGAISTRPQGLAAELGITGAGGRAYKLSDIQAQAILDMRLHRLTGLEQDKIVAEYQELLATIVDLSDILARPERLAQVVREELIAIREQYGDARRTEINRDHLDLSTEDLIEPQDVVVTLSHAGYAKSQPVTEYQVQRRGGRGKAATSVKDEDFVEKLFVAHTHDTILCFSNRGKVYWKRVFELPQAGRNSRGKPMVNLLPLEDGERINAVLPIKQFDDDHFVFMATSQGTVKKTPLSAFSRPRASGIIALGLDTDDRLVGVALTDGRREVILSSSGGKSIRFNEEEVRPMGREATGVRGIKLGDGQQLISLIVVGDGLVLTASANGYGKLTPLEDFPQHGRGGQGVIALQTTERNGEMVAALQVNSDHELMMISSTGTLVRTPVAEISIVGRNTQGVRLIRLDEGERLTGIERIESLGDDGAAPDPATPIPGETDGPAETPTS
- the serC gene encoding 3-phosphoserine/phosphohydroxythreonine transaminase — protein: MTMRVFNFAAGPATLPLEVLETAQAEMTDWKSSGMSVMEVSHRSKAFIAVAQEAEADLRELLAIPANYKVLFLQGGATGMFSAIPMNLATADSTVDYVNTGAWSKKAIGEAKRYCKVVNVSADEVASNYSTVPAQGALKLSPGAAYFHYTPNETIGGVEFDYVPVVGSVPLVADFSSTILSRPIDVSKFGLIYAGAQKNIGPSGICVVIVRDDLIGKARPGTPSVWDFKAMADEGSMLNTPPTFGWYFAGLVFKWIKKQGGLKAMEARNRAKAEKLYGFIEGSGFYKSPVAPNARSWMNVPFTLAKPDLDKAFCAEAAKVGLVNLEGHRSVGGMRASIYNAMSIEGIDALTTFMKDFQAKNA